The following is a genomic window from Treponema pallidum subsp. pallidum str. Nichols.
AGAGCAGTGCACGAGAGTGCTAGTAAGGCCGGGGCTGGGGAGGTGGAGGTACTTGAGGAGTCACTTGCTGCAGCCATTGGCGCTAATATTCCCATAGAAGAACCGGCAGGGAACATGGTGTGTGATATCGGGGGGGGTACCACGGAGGTGTCGGTTATCTCGCTCTTGGGTATGGTGGTCACGAATGCAATTCGTGTTGGGGGCGATGAGTTTGATCAGGCCATTATCAAGCACGTGCGATCCGTTCACAATTTGATTATTGGGGAGCAGACTGCAGAGCGTTTGAAAATTGAAATAGGGAATGCTTCTCCGGAAAAGAATATTGAAAAGGTGGAGGTCAAGGGAACCGACGCCATCACCGGTCTTCCTCGCAGGCTTGAGATAGATTCTGTTGAAGTACGTGAGGCGCTCAAAGAGCCTATCACGCAGATAGTGGAAGAAATTAAGCGGACGCTTGCTCGAACGCCTCCTGAGTTGGCTGCGGATATCGTCGAACGGGGCATCGTCATGACAGGCGGAGGCTCTCTCCTCAAAGGTCTCCCTAAACTTATTTCTAAGGAAACGCATGTGCCGGTTATCCTTGCAGAGAATCCCATGAACTGTGTTGCTATCGGCGCAGGAAGGTACCACGAAGTCTACAAGGATATTTCAGGGGATCGTAGTCTGTATGCGGGACTGAATTCATGATTAGGTGGAAAAGGCTTTTTTTTTTAGAATAGACTCTGATCTATTCACCTTTATCGTGTTTTTGCTTGTTTCCTCAGGTCTCTTGGTCTTCTCAGGAGGGGAGCTGATTGTAAGCTTTAGGGATGTGGGGTTCTCCGTTACCTCCCGCGTGGAGAAGGCTGCAGCTTCGGTTTCTTTTTTTGTTACTCATACGGTCAAGACGTTGAAAACCCTCTCAGAGGTGCAAAGGCGGTACGAGGTCTTGCGCGAACAACTGAAAGACTACGAATTCTTGCAAGGATCACGCGAAAGTTTGAGAAAGGAAAATCAAAGGCTACGCGCCATGCTTGGGTTTTCCCGCGAGCTTTCAACGCGCAACATTCCTGCAGAGATTATAGGTTTTGACCCCGACAATTTGTACTCCGGTATTGTTGTTAGCAGGGGTGCGCGGCACGGGGTGCGCAAGAATATGCCTGTTGTTGCATTTCAAAGTGACACATTGGGGTTGGTTGGAAAAGTGGTGCAGGTTTCGCGTACCACGAGTATGATAGTGCCGCTTTATCACTACCAATTCTATGTTGCCGGAAAACTTGAGCGTGCTCAGTATCGGGGATTGATTAGTGGACAGGGGGGTAGTGACTTTCCCCTTCTAATGCGTTATGTGAAGAAGCACGGACAGGGAAGTATTCGTGTCGGCGACCTCGTGGTAACTTCGGGGGAAAATTATCCTTTCCCGAAAGATGTACCCGTCGGGAAGGTGCGGGACATTAAACTCCACGACCATGAAACTTCTCTTGAACTTTCTCTTGACCCCGTTTTAGACCTTTTCCGTTTGGAATACGTTTTTATCCTCGACCTGTCCTTGTCCCAAGAAGGACCGCACGGATGATACGGCTCATCGCCTGGTCTGTAGGTACCTCTTTTCTTTTTAGCATTGTAGAGATGGCAGTGTTCGTACACGTTTCGTACTTATCCATTATGCCAGATCTCGTCTTGCTCGTAGTACTGTTCACGAGCATTCACAATGGCGTGGTGGCAGGGATATGGACTGGATTTATTGCAGGAATTATTTTTGACTTCCTTTCTATCTCTCCCTTTGGTTTGCATTCGTTCGTTTTCACCACTATAGGCTTTATGGTAGGAAAGGTGCAGGGAAGATATCATATCGATAGAGTATTCGCCCCCGCGGTACTGGCAGGCTTTGCAATGATTTTCAAGGTGGGATTGGTGTTGGTATTGCGAGGAGTGTTTGGTCCAAATATCCAAGTGTATAGCGTGTTTTCACGGCAGCTTTGGATAGAAATGACGTTGAATATTGTGTTTGTCCCCTTTGTATTCGGGCTTTTGAATATGTTTCCGACCACTTTTCTTTATAAGAGGTTTTCTTCGTAGATGCGTTATTTTTCTCTCCTTCCTGATCGTCATATGCTTTTTAGGATAAAGGTTCTCACCTGGCTCGTCGTGCTGGTTATGCTGTTGTACATGCGGCAGCTGTTTGTCATTCAAATCGTGCGGGGGGATTCGTTCAAAAAAAAATCGCTGAACATATCTCAGCGTAGTAAAGTAATTCCTGCACAACGGGGGGAGATTTTTGATCGCCACGCGGATCTGCCCATGGTGCTGAATGTCAATTCGTTTGCAGTTGATATGATCCCCGGAGAGGTTCCGCCTGAGCAGTTCGATACGGTGCTCAACAAATTGTCGCATATTCTGCGCGTACCTATTTCGGATATTCGAAAGAAAATTCCTGATGCGGTCCGCCGTTCATTTCAAACGGTGGAGTTGCGCAGTAACGTGAGTTACGAGGACATCACTGCTATCGCCCAAATAATTGATGAACTGCCGGGCGTTTCTTGGTATTCAAAACCAGTACGAAATTACGTTGAAACAGGATCATTCGCTCACGTTATCGGATATGTGGGGGAGATTACAAAAGAAGAGCTCAAACGATTTTACAGTAAAGGGTACAGGCCCAACAGTCTCATTGGAAAGGCTGGAATTGAAAAAGAATACGACGAGGTCCTGAGAGGGAAAGAGGGACACGAGTACCGGACCGTCGATGCCCGTGGGCGATACATAGAAAACACTTCGGTTACTAACCCTCCTCGCATGGGTAATAACCTCGTGCTCACCATCGATCGGCGTATACAAAAACTTGCAGAAGACGCGCTCGGTCCTCGTATCGGAGCGGCAGTGGTACTGAAACCGACAACGGGAGAAGTACTTGCTATGGTATCTTATCCGTACTTTGACCAAAACATTTTCACTCAGCATAACGCCCACGAACTGTATGCGCAGCTTTCACATGATACACGGTTCCCTCTGCTTAACCGTGTTGTGAATGCAAGTTACCCGCCTGCGTCGACGTTCAAGATTGTCATGTCAACCGCTATTTTGGCAGAGAAGGCATTCCCCCATGAAAAGACGGTGGACTGTCCAGGAGAGATCGAGTATGGCAATCGCTTATTTCGCTGTCATATCAGAAAGCCTGGGCACGGCAAGGTAGATCTCCGTCGTGCGCTTGAGCAGTCGTGTGATATTTATTACTGGACAGTCTGTCGAGACTATCTTGGCATCGACCGCATGATTTCGTACATCAACGATTTTGGATTTGGCAAATCGGCGCGCATCGATTTACCCAGTCAAACAGAGGGTATGGTTCCAACACCGAAATGGAAAGAACGTCGGTTTCATGAAAAATGGTTGGATGGAGACACTATGAATCTCGCTATCGGGCAGGGTTACATGCTTGTCTCGCCTCTGCAGGTGGCAAACATGGTCGCGATGACCGTTAACAATGGCGTCATTTATCGGCCCCATTTACTCAAGGAAATTCGGGACTCTCGTACTAACGAAGTGCTATTTAGGCATAAACCTGAGGTATTAAAGACAGCAAAAATTCCTGCAGAGATATTCGAGCACGTGCGCGCAGATATGCATTCGGTTGTCACGCGTGGCTCCTCCCAGTATGCAATGAAAAATAAGACCGTGTCCCTGGCAGGGAAAACTGGTACTGCAGAAGTAGGTTTTCACAATCGGTGGCATTCGTGGATGGCAGCGTATGGGCCTTATCATCGCCCCCCGGATGAAGCGGTGGTCGTTGTGGTACTGGTAGAGGCAAGAAACGAATGGGAATGGTGGGCGCCGTTTGCAACCAATATCATTTTTCAGGGTATTTTTGCGAATGAGGATTATGAGCAAGCAGTTGAGTCGCTCAAGTCGTACGGCATTTCCCTTGGGGTGCCGGCAAGGAGTCGGCAGGAATGAGGATTCGCGGTGTCAGTGATTTTGACTACCTATTGCTTCTGACCATGCTGGCGTTGACCAGCATTGGTATCTTGTTCATCTATTCTTCCGGGGTAAATTCAGAGGGACACGTTATTTCCAGAGAATACCTAAAACAAATAGTGTGGGCCGTCATGGGTGTGGTGCTCATGCTTTCTGTGAGCATGTACGACTACCACAGGTTCAAGGATAGAACAACGCTTATTTTTGCAGGTTTTATATTGCTGCTGATATACACGCGGTTGTTTGGGCGGTATGTAAATGGTGCAAAAAGCTGGATCGGTGTGGGAGAATTCGGCATTCAGATTTCTGAGTTTGCAAAGATCGCGTACATATTATACTTAGCGCACTATCTTGTTTATTCTCAGAGTGAGCCTATGCTTAAGCGCTTTGCGAAAGCGGGGGTGATTACCTTGCTGCCCATGGCGCTCATATTGTCTCAGCCGGATCTCGGCACTGCATCCGTGTACCTGCCGATTTTTCTCGTTATGTGTTTTATTGCAGGATTTCCTCTCCGTTTGATTTTCGCGGTGGTTTGTGTGGTCCTCCTGACTTTGCTCTTTACACTGTTGCCCCTTTGGGAGCAAACCTTTTTGCAATACCAGGGGGTGGCTACGCGCATTGCAGATTCGCGTATGCTGTCGCTGTTTGTGTTTTTTTCTCTCAGCGCTACGTCTGCGGTAGCGGTGGTAGGGTACCTGCTCTCTGGAAGAAAATACTACTACTGGATTACTTACGCTTTGGGAATGGTGAGTATTTCTTATGGCGCATCGCTGCTGGGAGTTCGGGTTTTAAAACCGTATCAGATGATGCGCCTGATCATTTTTCTCAATCCCGAGGTAGATCCACTCAAAGCGGGATGGCACATTATCCAGTCAATGATCGCTATTGGCAGTGGCGGTGCGTTTGGAATGGGGTACTTGAGAGGACCGCAGAGCCATTATCGATTTTTACCGCAGCAGAGTACTGATTTTATCTTCAGCATTCTTTCTGAAGAGTGGGGTTTTGTTGGCGGGGTGATAGTGTTTGGTTTGTATCTGTTGTTCTTTCTGCATACGCTTTCCATCATGAGTCACGTTGATGATTTGTACGGTAAGCTCATCGCAAGCGGTGTGTTGGGTATGTTCCTTTTTCACTTTGTAGTTAACGTGGGCATGACCATGGGAATCATGCCCATTACGGGTATTCCTCTGTTGCTCCTTTCGTATGGTGGATCGTCTCTGTGGACCGCGATGATTGCAACGGGACTCTTGATGAGTATCAATGCAAGGCAGTTGTAAATAGAGTAAGGAAAGGACATTTGGTATGAAGGTGGTTCTCTTTTATGATCAAGGAAGAGCGCATTCAGTTGCTGCGATATGCGAGGTGCTTTGTGCACAAGGATGCGCGGTAACACCGCATGCGATTGAGCAGGTGTGGAACGACACATCACCGTGCAGTACGCCTTTGGCGTTGGTACAGGATGCAACGCATGTGTTTTTTTTGTACGCGCATGAGCCCATGCGCGATCCGGCTTTTATTTTCTTTTCTGGAGTTGCTTGTGGGCGTGGTATGCACGTGCTGCTCTTGGCTACAACAACGGAGGTCAGGGATATCCATGTATTTCGCGACTTGGTCTTTTTACTTGAGGAGGAGACGTTTGAGGATTTCTTTCGTGTCGAGCACGAGAGATTTGTAAGGCAGAAAAAGAAGCGTGTCGCACGCACTGCGCTGTTAGAGCGCGGTTATCCATGTTTTGAAGAAAATTTCATCGCGACAGTCATGGATGGGAATATTGATATTGTCAATCTCTTTTTGGATGCAGGATTTAGCGCTGCGTTGAAAGACGCACGCGGTACGCCTGTGTTGTCTTTGGCAGTGCGGGAGGGTCAGGATGAGATGGCAGCGCAACTTATTGCGCGCGGTGCGCC
Proteins encoded in this region:
- a CDS encoding rod shape-determining protein; the encoded protein is MFFLRRFSADVGIDLGTCNTIIYVEGRGIVVNEPSVVAVERGTKSVVAVGSDAKRMLWKTPGNIVAIRPLKDGVIADMDTTEKMIRYFISKILPRHRLIKPRMVIGIPSCITDVECRAVHESASKAGAGEVEVLEESLAAAIGANIPIEEPAGNMVCDIGGGTTEVSVISLLGMVVTNAIRVGGDEFDQAIIKHVRSVHNLIIGEQTAERLKIEIGNASPEKNIEKVEVKGTDAITGLPRRLEIDSVEVREALKEPITQIVEEIKRTLARTPPELAADIVERGIVMTGGGSLLKGLPKLISKETHVPVILAENPMNCVAIGAGRYHEVYKDISGDRSLYAGLNS
- the mreC gene encoding rod shape-determining protein MreC; its protein translation is MEKAFFFRIDSDLFTFIVFLLVSSGLLVFSGGELIVSFRDVGFSVTSRVEKAAASVSFFVTHTVKTLKTLSEVQRRYEVLREQLKDYEFLQGSRESLRKENQRLRAMLGFSRELSTRNIPAEIIGFDPDNLYSGIVVSRGARHGVRKNMPVVAFQSDTLGLVGKVVQVSRTTSMIVPLYHYQFYVAGKLERAQYRGLISGQGGSDFPLLMRYVKKHGQGSIRVGDLVVTSGENYPFPKDVPVGKVRDIKLHDHETSLELSLDPVLDLFRLEYVFILDLSLSQEGPHG
- the mreD gene encoding rod shape-determining protein MreD; its protein translation is MIRLIAWSVGTSFLFSIVEMAVFVHVSYLSIMPDLVLLVVLFTSIHNGVVAGIWTGFIAGIIFDFLSISPFGLHSFVFTTIGFMVGKVQGRYHIDRVFAPAVLAGFAMIFKVGLVLVLRGVFGPNIQVYSVFSRQLWIEMTLNIVFVPFVFGLLNMFPTTFLYKRFSS
- the mrdA gene encoding penicillin-binding protein 2; this translates as MRYFSLLPDRHMLFRIKVLTWLVVLVMLLYMRQLFVIQIVRGDSFKKKSLNISQRSKVIPAQRGEIFDRHADLPMVLNVNSFAVDMIPGEVPPEQFDTVLNKLSHILRVPISDIRKKIPDAVRRSFQTVELRSNVSYEDITAIAQIIDELPGVSWYSKPVRNYVETGSFAHVIGYVGEITKEELKRFYSKGYRPNSLIGKAGIEKEYDEVLRGKEGHEYRTVDARGRYIENTSVTNPPRMGNNLVLTIDRRIQKLAEDALGPRIGAAVVLKPTTGEVLAMVSYPYFDQNIFTQHNAHELYAQLSHDTRFPLLNRVVNASYPPASTFKIVMSTAILAEKAFPHEKTVDCPGEIEYGNRLFRCHIRKPGHGKVDLRRALEQSCDIYYWTVCRDYLGIDRMISYINDFGFGKSARIDLPSQTEGMVPTPKWKERRFHEKWLDGDTMNLAIGQGYMLVSPLQVANMVAMTVNNGVIYRPHLLKEIRDSRTNEVLFRHKPEVLKTAKIPAEIFEHVRADMHSVVTRGSSQYAMKNKTVSLAGKTGTAEVGFHNRWHSWMAAYGPYHRPPDEAVVVVVLVEARNEWEWWAPFATNIIFQGIFANEDYEQAVESLKSYGISLGVPARSRQE
- the rodA gene encoding rod shape-determining protein RodA; this translates as MRIRGVSDFDYLLLLTMLALTSIGILFIYSSGVNSEGHVISREYLKQIVWAVMGVVLMLSVSMYDYHRFKDRTTLIFAGFILLLIYTRLFGRYVNGAKSWIGVGEFGIQISEFAKIAYILYLAHYLVYSQSEPMLKRFAKAGVITLLPMALILSQPDLGTASVYLPIFLVMCFIAGFPLRLIFAVVCVVLLTLLFTLLPLWEQTFLQYQGVATRIADSRMLSLFVFFSLSATSAVAVVGYLLSGRKYYYWITYALGMVSISYGASLLGVRVLKPYQMMRLIIFLNPEVDPLKAGWHIIQSMIAIGSGGAFGMGYLRGPQSHYRFLPQQSTDFIFSILSEEWGFVGGVIVFGLYLLFFLHTLSIMSHVDDLYGKLIASGVLGMFLFHFVVNVGMTMGIMPITGIPLLLLSYGGSSLWTAMIATGLLMSINARQL
- a CDS encoding ankyrin repeat domain-containing protein, producing MKVVLFYDQGRAHSVAAICEVLCAQGCAVTPHAIEQVWNDTSPCSTPLALVQDATHVFFLYAHEPMRDPAFIFFSGVACGRGMHVLLLATTTEVRDIHVFRDLVFLLEEETFEDFFRVEHERFVRQKKKRVARTALLERGYPCFEENFIATVMDGNIDIVNLFLDAGFSAALKDARGTPVLSLAVREGQDEMAAQLIARGAPVDQLSDDRAYSALMEAAQIGNRTVARLLLHAGADPNVRGSNGQTALVLAVGRKDHVLIRLLMDHGANPYLEDKLGLSAQGYAKLFNDPTLCTLVGV